One stretch of Halichoerus grypus chromosome 10, mHalGry1.hap1.1, whole genome shotgun sequence DNA includes these proteins:
- the SDC1 gene encoding syndecan-1, producing the protein MRRAALWLWLCALALRLQPALPQIVATNVPPEDQDGSGDDSDNFSGSGAGALQDITLSQQTPSAWKDVALLTAVPTAPEPTGAGHTTTSTSDLPTGEAPGEGEALLVAEVEPGLTDREKEATRPPSETTPHPTTHRPSTARATTAQGPATSHPHRDMQPEHHEPSASAGPSQLDPHTPSVEDRGPSATERATEDGVSTQLPVGEGSGEQDFTFDLSGENMAGTAVEPDQRNQPPVDHEASQGLLDRKEVLGGVIAGGLVGLIFAVCLVGFMLYRMKKKDEGSYSLEEPKQANGGAYQKPSKQEEFYA; encoded by the exons CAAATTGTGGCCACCAATGTGCCCCCTGAAGATCAGGATGGCTCTGGGGATGACTCCGACAACTTCTCTGGCTCCGGTGCAG GTGCTCTGCAAGATATCACCTTGTCACAGCAGACCCCGTCCGCCTGGAAGGACGTGGCGCTTCTGACGGCCGTGCCCACAGCTCCAGAGCCCACCGGCGCAGGccacaccaccacctccacctccgACCTGCCCACGGGAGAGGCGCCCGGGGAGGGAGAGGCGCTGCTTGTGGCCGAGGTGGAGCCTGGCCTCACCGACCGGGAGAAGGAGGCCACCCGCCCACCCAGTGAGACCACACCGCACCCAACCACTCACCGGCCATCGACAGCGAGAGCTACCACGGCCCAGGGCCCGGCCACCTCCCATCCCCACAGGGACATGCAGCCTGAGCACCATGAGCCCTCGGCTTCGGCGGGACCCAGCCAGCTGGACCCTCACACTCCCAGTGTGGAGGACAGAGGTCCTTCTGCCACCGAGAGGGCCACGGAGGATGGAGTCTCCACTCAGCTCCCAGTAGGAGAGGGCTCTGGGGAGCAG GACTTCACCTTTGACCTGTCTGGGGAGAACATGGCCGGGACCGCGGTGGAGCCTGACCAGCGGAATCAGCCCCCCGTGGACCACGAGGCCTCACAGGGCCTCCTGGACAGGAAGGAAGTGCTGGGAG GGGTCATCGCTGGAGGCCTCGTGGGGCTCATCTTCGCCGTGTGCCTGGTGGGTTTCATGCTGTACCGGATGAAGAAGAAGGACGAGGGCAGCTACTCCTTGGAGGAGCCGAAACAAGCCAACGGCGGAGCCTACCAGAAGCCCAGCAAGCAGGAGGAGTTCTACGCTTGA